The following coding sequences are from one Rubinisphaera margarita window:
- a CDS encoding sodium-translocating pyrophosphatase, giving the protein MDEELSVWLSGAAGCLALGFGIYKARWVMKCDPGDAHLKEIGAAVREGAHAFLYREYRVLAIFVIVVAVILSLTYQAEQRLVALSFAVGAMCSAIAGYVGMIIATAANMRTTQAARTSLNEALLVAFSGGTVMGMSVVGLGLVGLSGLLLAYTGQFGFDIPALTETVLPVLSGFAMGASSIALFARVGGGIFTKAADVGADLVGKVEAGIPEDSPRNPATIADNVGDNVGDVAGMGADLFESYVGSIIGAMVLGAAAGSVELVLFPLILAGTGILFSIMGTFLVKTREGGNPQTALNAGTLGAAFVMILCTLPLVMFLIPESFTLDDTSYQRFGVFGAVVVGLVAGVFIGLLTEYYTAESRGPARRIAQQSQTGAATNIIAGLGVGMVSTCLPVVCLIGAVLAAYHFAGLYGIAIAALGMLATTGIQLAVDAYGPIADNAGGLAEMCELPPEVRGRTDKLDSVGNTTAAIGKGFAIGSAALTALALFAAFRQQTNLTGIDVTKPSVTAGLFLGAMLPYLFSAFAMGAVGRAAFKMIEEVRRQFREIPGILEGTGRPDYARCVDIATKAAIREMAVPALLGILTPIAIGLLGGAEMLGGLLVGTTASGVMLALFMSNAGGAWDNAKKHIEADNYGGKNSEAHKAAVIGDTVGDPFKDTAGPSLNILIKLMSVVALVIAPLLV; this is encoded by the coding sequence ATGGACGAAGAACTGTCTGTCTGGCTGAGTGGAGCCGCTGGTTGCCTGGCTCTTGGATTTGGGATCTATAAAGCTCGCTGGGTGATGAAATGCGATCCCGGCGATGCGCACTTGAAGGAGATCGGAGCAGCGGTCCGGGAAGGTGCTCATGCCTTCCTCTACCGCGAATACCGGGTACTCGCGATCTTCGTCATCGTGGTCGCGGTCATACTCAGTCTGACTTATCAGGCCGAGCAGCGTCTGGTCGCCTTATCGTTTGCTGTCGGGGCCATGTGTTCGGCGATCGCCGGCTACGTCGGGATGATCATCGCCACCGCGGCAAACATGCGAACCACTCAGGCGGCTCGCACGAGTCTGAATGAAGCCCTGCTGGTCGCCTTCTCCGGCGGCACCGTAATGGGAATGTCGGTGGTCGGGCTCGGACTGGTTGGCCTTTCCGGCCTGCTGCTGGCCTACACCGGTCAATTCGGATTCGACATCCCCGCTCTGACCGAAACCGTGCTCCCCGTGTTGAGCGGGTTTGCCATGGGGGCCAGCTCGATCGCACTGTTCGCTCGCGTTGGCGGCGGAATTTTCACCAAAGCCGCCGATGTGGGAGCCGACCTGGTCGGGAAAGTCGAAGCCGGCATTCCCGAAGACTCTCCGCGCAACCCGGCCACGATCGCCGATAACGTCGGGGATAATGTCGGGGATGTCGCTGGCATGGGCGCCGATCTGTTCGAGTCTTACGTGGGGTCTATCATCGGGGCGATGGTGCTCGGAGCAGCGGCCGGTTCGGTGGAACTGGTTCTCTTCCCACTGATTCTCGCAGGCACCGGGATTCTCTTCTCCATCATGGGGACCTTTCTGGTAAAGACGCGTGAAGGAGGCAACCCGCAGACGGCTCTGAATGCGGGAACGCTGGGAGCCGCCTTCGTGATGATTCTTTGCACGCTGCCTCTCGTGATGTTCCTCATTCCCGAGTCATTCACACTCGACGACACAAGCTATCAGCGATTCGGCGTCTTCGGGGCAGTTGTGGTTGGACTCGTCGCGGGCGTCTTCATTGGCCTGCTTACCGAATACTACACAGCGGAGAGCCGGGGACCCGCTCGGCGGATCGCCCAGCAGAGCCAGACAGGAGCCGCCACGAATATCATCGCTGGTCTCGGGGTCGGGATGGTGTCGACCTGCCTGCCGGTGGTCTGTCTGATCGGAGCCGTTCTGGCCGCATATCATTTCGCCGGACTTTATGGAATTGCCATCGCCGCGCTCGGCATGCTGGCCACAACCGGAATCCAACTGGCGGTCGACGCCTATGGGCCGATTGCTGACAACGCCGGCGGACTGGCCGAGATGTGCGAACTTCCCCCCGAAGTTCGCGGCCGAACCGACAAACTCGATTCCGTCGGCAACACCACGGCGGCCATCGGCAAGGGGTTCGCCATTGGCTCGGCTGCGTTGACGGCGCTGGCGCTGTTCGCCGCCTTCCGACAACAGACGAACCTGACCGGGATCGATGTCACGAAACCCTCGGTCACGGCCGGACTGTTTCTGGGCGCGATGTTGCCCTACCTGTTCTCCGCGTTCGCCATGGGAGCCGTGGGGCGAGCCGCGTTCAAGATGATCGAAGAAGTCCGCCGCCAGTTCCGTGAGATTCCCGGCATTCTCGAAGGGACCGGAAGACCCGACTATGCCCGCTGCGTCGACATCGCGACCAAAGCCGCGATCCGCGAAATGGCCGTGCCCGCTCTGCTCGGAATCCTCACGCCCATCGCCATTGGCCTGCTCGGAGGAGCGGAGATGCTGGGCGGTCTGCTGGTCGGCACGACGGCTTCCGGAGTGATGCTGGCTCTGTTCATGTCAAACGCCGGCGGCGCCTGGGACAATGCCAAGAAGCATATCGAAGCCGACAACTATGGCGGCAAGAACTCCGAAGCTCACAAAGCTGCCGTCATCGGCGACACCGTCGGCGACCCCTTCAAAGACACCGCCGGCCCCAGCCTGAACATCCTCATCAAACTGATGAGCGTCGTCGCCCTGGTCATCGCCCCATTGCTGGTCTGA
- a CDS encoding Imm70 family immunity protein: MGLYLCVFNEDEELEGVEVGSYSDFEFFRSSVTELLEEGSAGSRFPTLINHADSDGEWSPAECETLKAELLAISEGFHQLPGVQFRAEWQQEVGDSLGLKPSSLDESFIDVDGEPLLDRLVHLCDVAIDRHCPILFQ; encoded by the coding sequence ATGGGACTTTACTTATGTGTGTTTAACGAAGACGAAGAGCTGGAAGGCGTTGAGGTTGGCAGCTATTCCGACTTCGAGTTCTTCCGAAGCAGCGTGACGGAGCTTTTAGAAGAGGGATCAGCAGGAAGCAGATTTCCTACCCTCATTAACCATGCTGATTCGGATGGTGAATGGTCGCCTGCCGAGTGCGAAACGCTCAAAGCTGAACTGCTGGCAATTTCAGAAGGGTTTCACCAGCTACCGGGAGTTCAGTTTCGGGCTGAATGGCAACAGGAGGTTGGCGACTCCCTTGGACTGAAACCATCGTCTCTCGACGAATCTTTCATCGATGTTGACGGTGAGCCACTTCTGGACCGGCTTGTTCACCTTTGTGATGTCGCAATTGATCGGCATTGCCCAATCCTCTTTCAATAG
- a CDS encoding DUF7660 family protein: MKSKLHDLAASVEDEESFILFVKALVEDREIAVKKESISPSPGTGPETGGWENGTIEDYLKGALAWAEDSEFGRSMAFPEFEMKDVSDWKRFASFLMAGKVHE, encoded by the coding sequence ATGAAATCAAAGCTACATGATCTAGCTGCGAGTGTAGAAGACGAGGAGTCATTCATTCTGTTCGTGAAAGCACTGGTCGAGGATCGTGAGATCGCAGTAAAAAAGGAATCGATTTCACCCTCTCCTGGCACCGGACCAGAAACTGGTGGTTGGGAAAATGGGACCATCGAAGATTATTTAAAAGGCGCACTGGCTTGGGCAGAGGATTCTGAGTTTGGTCGCAGCATGGCATTCCCAGAGTTTGAAATGAAAGATGTTTCAGATTGGAAAAGATTCGCATCCTTCTTAATGGCTGGAAAGGTGCATGAGTGA
- a CDS encoding SLBB domain-containing protein has product MNAKEHARSGVRWMAWLGLAVIVLAPAHQCFALAPKVIQFESPKDAAAKAPAVALVGAVESPGTYKFTSESIPLKDLIARAGGLLDSAGRKIQIVRGGRAGVVLLYTPEIDYKLRPGDVVIIEQSAPGRARTVSFSNSTKSDSVSVVRSQQQKTANADAHQGHVVLIGLQPHPVVMPLWESGLTVDSLLTYWLKQPARVAAGTVVVAGDRSRTEPGLLSSGMVLSVPPRLVSTDDLPRLPSVLDFATAESTPPAVTNEPLKRPTTPFNSVPGWSQESSAEQTPRDVSSDLAPVPPLQSMNETATPAAAVEAKPQRSFFQSSVTASSATESSVPGLSVPSALPNPTAEPAPAADMTHREEESNPRVAALMIPGTEDTVTDASGRDLFEEFQSAAPDSYTVTRNDGVPSERGEIHMAAAGEVVPNPLEPPASSTASLIGFVAGAIVVIGVVTVIFASIRAHLNQRGLSEEIPQPVREKPVRRAAPVQEAVAATEQSTGVDERTPVIEERVLLPREMKFFGKPHLQYEFRIDAAHEVPRPHISTGARAERESRSAGPHFRRSVTKDDVQWQGQTGLCESEYSLFQQSTSSNS; this is encoded by the coding sequence ATGAACGCGAAAGAACACGCCCGTTCGGGAGTTCGCTGGATGGCCTGGCTGGGACTGGCCGTCATCGTCCTCGCGCCTGCTCATCAGTGCTTTGCGCTGGCTCCCAAGGTGATTCAGTTCGAGTCCCCCAAGGACGCGGCTGCGAAAGCTCCGGCTGTCGCTCTGGTGGGAGCGGTCGAATCGCCGGGAACGTACAAATTCACCTCCGAGTCGATTCCTTTGAAGGATCTCATCGCCCGGGCAGGTGGTCTCCTCGATTCCGCCGGCCGGAAAATTCAGATTGTTCGTGGCGGTCGGGCCGGCGTGGTGCTGCTTTATACGCCAGAGATTGACTACAAACTTCGGCCGGGCGATGTCGTCATCATCGAACAGTCCGCTCCAGGGCGGGCTCGAACGGTTTCGTTCAGCAACTCCACGAAGAGCGATTCAGTGTCCGTTGTTCGCAGCCAGCAACAAAAGACCGCGAATGCCGATGCGCACCAGGGCCATGTCGTGCTCATCGGTCTGCAGCCGCATCCGGTCGTGATGCCGCTCTGGGAATCTGGACTCACCGTCGACAGTCTGCTGACCTACTGGCTCAAGCAGCCCGCTCGCGTCGCGGCGGGCACGGTCGTTGTGGCGGGAGATCGATCCCGTACGGAACCGGGTCTGCTTTCCAGCGGGATGGTTCTTTCGGTTCCCCCCCGCCTGGTCAGCACGGACGACCTTCCACGGCTTCCTTCGGTTCTCGACTTTGCTACAGCGGAATCGACTCCGCCGGCCGTTACCAATGAACCGCTGAAGCGTCCGACAACTCCGTTTAATTCGGTGCCAGGCTGGTCGCAGGAGTCCTCTGCGGAGCAAACGCCCCGTGATGTCTCTTCGGATCTGGCGCCGGTGCCGCCGCTGCAGTCTATGAATGAAACAGCAACACCTGCGGCTGCGGTCGAAGCTAAACCTCAGCGGTCGTTCTTCCAGTCGTCAGTCACCGCGTCGTCAGCGACCGAGTCGAGCGTCCCGGGGCTTTCGGTTCCCTCCGCACTGCCGAATCCAACAGCCGAACCGGCTCCCGCAGCCGATATGACCCACCGTGAGGAGGAGTCCAATCCCCGCGTAGCCGCTCTGATGATCCCGGGGACGGAAGACACCGTGACCGACGCCAGCGGACGCGACCTGTTCGAAGAATTCCAGTCGGCCGCCCCCGATTCCTACACGGTGACCCGCAATGACGGCGTGCCTTCTGAACGGGGCGAGATTCACATGGCTGCTGCCGGCGAAGTCGTGCCCAATCCGCTCGAACCGCCCGCTTCCTCGACGGCGTCGCTGATTGGCTTTGTCGCCGGCGCGATTGTTGTCATCGGCGTCGTGACGGTGATCTTTGCCTCCATTCGAGCGCATCTGAATCAGCGAGGACTTTCCGAAGAGATTCCGCAACCGGTTCGCGAGAAGCCCGTGCGACGAGCCGCTCCAGTTCAGGAAGCTGTCGCCGCGACGGAGCAGTCAACCGGGGTGGATGAACGTACGCCCGTGATTGAAGAGCGGGTGCTGTTGCCGCGTGAGATGAAGTTCTTCGGCAAGCCGCACCTGCAGTATGAATTCCGGATCGACGCGGCTCACGAAGTTCCCCGGCCTCATATTTCGACCGGAGCCCGGGCCGAGCGCGAAAGTCGCTCCGCCGGACCTCATTTCCGTCGTTCGGTTACCAAAGACGACGTCCAGTGGCAGGGCCAGACCGGCCTCTGCGAGTCCGAGTATTCCCTGTTCCAGCAGTCGACCAGTTCGAACTCCTAG
- a CDS encoding CPCC family cysteine-rich protein, whose product MKQTCPICGYKTLDARCGWDICPVCFWEDDVLIIDTDKSSPANGGLKVSEAQANYIVFRCCSRKHVTDVREPRPDEERDPVWQPLSEAFSLAESLRSDGNSRH is encoded by the coding sequence ATGAAACAAACATGCCCAATTTGTGGTTACAAGACCTTGGACGCCCGTTGTGGCTGGGATATTTGCCCGGTCTGTTTTTGGGAGGATGATGTGTTAATCATCGATACCGACAAGTCGAGCCCTGCTAACGGTGGATTAAAAGTGTCCGAAGCGCAAGCGAATTATATTGTCTTCCGCTGTTGTTCTAGAAAGCATGTGACAGATGTCCGAGAGCCACGGCCTGACGAAGAACGTGACCCGGTATGGCAACCATTGTCTGAAGCATTTTCCCTAGCAGAATCTTTGCGTTCGGATGGCAATTCCCGACATTGA
- the secA gene encoding preprotein translocase subunit SecA, whose protein sequence is MEFLERLGDWFTGLTAWVDSFVKRFFGSDNERMIRKIGFVRDKDGTDSIVPGSLLDRIKQLEPEYERLTETELKELTPRFRKRLADGETLDDILPDAFAATREAGKRFLKMRHYDVQMVGGYVLHKGNIAEMVTGEGKTLVSTLPAYLNALAGKVHVVTVNDYLAKRDMEWMGALHIGLGLSVGAIQSQMSYLERQAAYACDITYGTNNELGFDYLRDNMKPRRDMQVQGPLDFAIVDEIDNILIDEARTPLIISGPAHDDITKYPKAHRIAMQLVKDEHFEVKEKEHTCHLTDEGIRRAEELAGVDSFYTAGNMEWPHLIDNSLRAIHLFKKDVTYVVENGEVVIVDEHTGRKMYGRQWSDGLHQAVEAKEGVKIKETTQTLATITLQNFFKLYNKLGGMTGTAMTEASEFYKIYKLDVIAIPTNRPSQRKNFPDVIFQTANEKWNAVVEEIRDVSKTGRPVLVGTASIENSELLSKKLNRFGVKHEVLNAKYHEREAEIISQAGRKGAVTISTNMAGRGTDIILGGNPEHLAWEELKERYGSRLDVPKSEWDDTSARIAEKGGMKEEGKEIKDIGGLYVIGTERHDARRIDLQLRGRAGRQGDPGSSRFFISLEDDLMRIFAGDFVRNLLGSLGMKDGEAIESPMVTRQIEKAQKRREEFHFEQRKNLLEYDEVMDEQRKRVYTYRQRILDGANCRQLIIGMIERQVERAVEHFMSPNYRWETIAAWANQRFMIDVDPSDVRGMEADQLKKYLHEMAVRQAEDEIAEQVEEFLPEEDETQREWNWLGLSRWANNRFNLNTNDKELRAADRDGARILITDKATTMLEKLDFSDVDHLLAEDLGARTTSGWVHQQYGILIDPIEFKDLDPPDVESMIRERVFSEYRNREIGFPVSVGMARFMSRSRSGDQYDRQGLARWAESRFRTQLDPDAIENTSRNDLEEMLRERSRSFFKGEDVFDEVENKVASVYNGHDDSDQERPSPSSLQEIISWANQEFQASLKQDEFSNADREVATNLLLREYDSHYRPEFSQAERMILLEVLDHAWKEHLYFMDHLRSGIGLVSYAQKDPKVEYKREGMKAFDQMWQRVGEQVTAAIFRVETESPDFVGSLWNISSATHAVPDATPVEQTASNGSAPPEMSPGAEPGSTPQTVDPIRNFGDKVGRNDPCPCGSGKKYKKCCGTNE, encoded by the coding sequence ATGGAATTTCTGGAACGTCTGGGAGACTGGTTTACCGGATTGACCGCCTGGGTCGACTCGTTCGTCAAGCGGTTTTTCGGCTCCGACAACGAGCGCATGATTCGCAAGATCGGTTTCGTGCGCGACAAGGATGGCACCGACAGCATTGTTCCCGGCAGCCTGCTCGATCGCATCAAGCAGCTCGAACCGGAGTACGAGCGGCTCACGGAAACCGAACTCAAAGAGCTGACGCCGAGATTCCGCAAACGCCTCGCCGATGGCGAAACCCTGGACGATATTCTCCCCGACGCCTTCGCCGCGACCCGCGAAGCGGGCAAACGATTCCTCAAGATGCGTCATTACGACGTGCAGATGGTCGGGGGCTACGTCCTTCACAAGGGCAACATCGCCGAAATGGTGACCGGGGAAGGTAAGACGCTCGTTTCGACGCTGCCGGCCTATCTCAACGCTCTCGCTGGCAAAGTGCATGTCGTGACAGTGAACGACTATCTCGCCAAACGCGATATGGAATGGATGGGAGCCCTGCACATCGGACTCGGACTGTCCGTCGGGGCGATTCAATCGCAGATGTCGTATCTGGAACGCCAGGCCGCCTATGCCTGCGATATCACGTACGGAACGAACAACGAACTCGGCTTCGACTACCTGCGGGACAACATGAAGCCGCGTCGCGACATGCAGGTGCAGGGGCCGCTCGACTTCGCGATTGTCGACGAAATCGACAACATTCTGATCGATGAAGCGCGTACGCCGCTCATCATCTCCGGACCTGCTCACGACGATATCACCAAGTATCCGAAGGCGCATCGCATCGCGATGCAGCTGGTGAAAGACGAGCACTTCGAAGTCAAAGAGAAGGAACACACCTGTCACCTGACTGACGAAGGGATTCGTCGCGCCGAGGAACTGGCCGGCGTCGACAGCTTCTACACGGCTGGCAACATGGAGTGGCCGCACCTGATCGATAACTCGCTGCGCGCCATCCATCTGTTCAAGAAGGACGTGACCTACGTCGTCGAAAATGGCGAGGTCGTGATTGTTGATGAGCATACCGGCCGCAAAATGTACGGGCGGCAGTGGAGCGATGGTCTGCATCAGGCGGTCGAAGCCAAAGAAGGCGTCAAAATCAAGGAAACGACGCAGACTCTGGCCACAATTACGCTGCAGAACTTCTTCAAACTCTACAACAAGCTCGGCGGGATGACCGGTACCGCCATGACCGAAGCGAGCGAGTTCTACAAGATCTACAAGCTCGACGTCATCGCCATTCCGACCAACCGTCCGTCGCAGCGAAAGAACTTCCCGGACGTCATCTTCCAGACCGCCAACGAGAAGTGGAACGCGGTCGTCGAAGAGATCCGCGACGTTTCCAAGACCGGTCGCCCGGTGCTCGTCGGAACCGCGTCGATCGAGAACTCCGAACTGCTCAGCAAAAAACTGAACCGTTTTGGCGTCAAACACGAAGTGCTGAACGCCAAGTATCACGAGCGTGAAGCCGAGATTATTTCGCAGGCCGGTCGCAAAGGCGCGGTCACCATCTCGACGAACATGGCCGGTCGTGGTACCGACATTATCCTTGGCGGTAACCCCGAGCACCTGGCATGGGAAGAACTCAAAGAAAGATATGGCTCTCGCCTCGATGTTCCCAAATCGGAATGGGATGACACTTCCGCCCGGATCGCTGAGAAAGGCGGGATGAAGGAAGAAGGCAAAGAGATCAAGGACATCGGCGGTCTGTATGTGATCGGTACCGAGCGTCACGATGCCCGCCGCATCGACCTGCAGCTGCGAGGTCGAGCCGGCCGTCAGGGGGACCCCGGTTCGAGCCGGTTCTTCATCTCGCTCGAAGACGATCTGATGCGAATCTTCGCCGGCGACTTCGTCCGCAACCTGCTCGGCTCGCTGGGCATGAAAGACGGCGAAGCGATCGAAAGCCCGATGGTCACGCGGCAGATCGAGAAAGCTCAGAAGCGTCGCGAAGAGTTCCACTTCGAACAGCGAAAGAACCTGCTCGAATACGACGAAGTGATGGACGAGCAGCGGAAGCGCGTTTACACCTACCGGCAGCGGATTCTCGACGGAGCCAACTGTCGCCAGCTGATCATCGGCATGATCGAACGTCAGGTCGAACGAGCCGTTGAGCACTTCATGTCGCCGAACTACCGCTGGGAAACGATCGCCGCCTGGGCGAACCAGCGATTCATGATCGACGTGGACCCTTCGGACGTCCGGGGGATGGAAGCCGATCAGCTCAAGAAGTATCTGCACGAGATGGCCGTCCGTCAGGCCGAAGACGAAATCGCCGAACAGGTCGAGGAGTTTCTGCCGGAAGAAGACGAGACTCAACGAGAGTGGAACTGGCTGGGTCTGTCCCGGTGGGCGAACAACCGCTTCAATCTGAATACTAACGATAAGGAACTCCGCGCGGCTGATCGGGATGGCGCTCGGATTCTCATCACCGACAAAGCGACCACGATGCTTGAGAAGCTCGACTTCTCGGACGTCGATCATCTGCTCGCCGAAGATCTGGGAGCCCGGACGACCAGCGGGTGGGTGCATCAGCAGTACGGCATTCTCATCGATCCGATCGAGTTCAAAGATCTTGATCCGCCGGACGTTGAATCGATGATCCGTGAGCGTGTCTTCAGCGAGTACCGGAACCGCGAGATCGGATTCCCGGTTTCAGTTGGCATGGCTCGCTTCATGAGTCGTTCCCGCAGTGGCGATCAGTACGATCGGCAGGGACTGGCACGCTGGGCCGAATCGCGTTTCCGCACACAACTCGATCCGGATGCCATCGAAAATACCTCCCGGAACGATCTCGAAGAGATGCTGCGGGAACGCAGCCGGTCGTTCTTCAAGGGTGAAGATGTCTTTGACGAAGTCGAGAACAAGGTCGCCAGTGTCTACAACGGTCACGATGACAGCGATCAGGAACGGCCGAGTCCGAGTTCCCTGCAGGAGATCATTTCCTGGGCGAATCAGGAGTTCCAGGCCAGCCTGAAGCAGGATGAGTTCTCCAACGCGGATCGCGAGGTCGCCACGAATCTGTTGCTCCGCGAGTACGACAGCCACTATCGACCGGAGTTCTCGCAGGCCGAGCGGATGATCCTCCTTGAAGTGCTTGACCACGCCTGGAAAGAGCACCTGTACTTTATGGACCATCTCCGGTCCGGCATCGGCCTGGTCAGCTACGCTCAGAAAGACCCCAAGGTCGAGTACAAGCGCGAGGGGATGAAAGCCTTCGACCAGATGTGGCAACGTGTGGGCGAACAGGTCACTGCGGCCATCTTCCGCGTCGAAACCGAGAGCCCGGACTTCGTCGGCTCGCTGTGGAACATTTCCTCCGCCACGCACGCCGTGCCGGATGCCACTCCTGTTGAGCAGACTGCCAGCAATGGCTCGGCTCCTCCGGAGATGTCTCCCGGTGCCGAACCGGGCTCCACGCCACAGACTGTCGATCCAATTCGCAACTTCGGCGACAAAGTCGGCCGCAACGACCCCTGCCCCTGCGGCAGCGGGAAGAAGTACAAGAAATGCTGCGGAACGAATGAGTAG
- the glgB gene encoding 1,4-alpha-glucan branching protein GlgB: MSSTSPQTQLRTSKPDRRPAAAPTGRIVWSPADLVALARGMHCKMYDYLGAHPGEHEGVSGTRFAVWAPNARRVSVICDRNSWTPGENELFGSDSGIWSGFIPGVKVGDTYKFAIESPTGQILEKSDPYAFYSEQPPKTASIVYQDDYQWQDGGWMDYRRKTEWMSQPISIYEVHLGSWKRPKDGRQYFTYRELADEMLNYVQEMGYTHIELMPITEHPFDGSWGYQTTGYFAPTSRFGSPEDFKYFIDQFHQAGIGVIIDWVPAHFPTDGHSIGNFDGTALYEHADPRQGFHPDWNTFIFNFGRNEVRDFLLSSARFWLDKYHIDGIRVDAVASMLYLDYSRKDGEWIPNRHGGRENLEAIQFLKDLNVMLHGEFPGVLSLAEESTAWGGVSRPVYEGGLGFTMKWDMGWMNDTLHYIRHNPVHRKHHQNELSFRMIYAFTENFVLPLSHDEVVHGKKALISQMPGDYWQQFANLRLLYGYQYCMPGKKLLFMGCEMAQWHEWNHDAELDWALIGNTQHDGIRNFIGDLNRVMREHPALHEVDFSEAGFSWIHADDAENSTYAFCRMSKNVTETLVCIFNFTPVPREKYRVGVPLPGTYQEILNSDAHRYGGTDVGNAGKVVSTNTPMHGRKNSVEVVLPPLGMLVLRHDS; encoded by the coding sequence ATGAGTTCAACATCTCCCCAGACCCAACTTCGTACGTCCAAACCGGACCGACGTCCTGCCGCTGCCCCCACGGGTCGCATCGTCTGGTCCCCAGCCGATCTGGTTGCCCTAGCGAGAGGAATGCACTGCAAAATGTACGACTATCTTGGAGCACACCCTGGCGAACACGAAGGTGTTTCTGGTACCCGCTTCGCGGTCTGGGCCCCCAATGCACGCCGCGTTTCTGTCATTTGCGACCGCAATTCCTGGACGCCCGGTGAGAACGAACTCTTCGGCAGTGATTCGGGAATCTGGTCGGGATTCATTCCCGGCGTCAAAGTCGGCGACACCTACAAGTTCGCCATTGAATCCCCGACCGGCCAGATCCTCGAGAAGTCGGATCCCTACGCATTCTACAGCGAACAGCCGCCGAAGACGGCGTCTATCGTCTATCAGGACGACTACCAGTGGCAGGACGGCGGGTGGATGGATTACCGCCGCAAGACCGAATGGATGTCGCAGCCGATCTCCATCTATGAGGTCCATCTCGGTTCCTGGAAGCGTCCCAAAGATGGCCGCCAGTATTTCACGTACCGCGAACTTGCTGACGAAATGCTCAACTACGTCCAGGAAATGGGCTACACGCACATCGAGCTGATGCCGATCACCGAACACCCGTTCGATGGGTCCTGGGGCTATCAGACGACCGGCTACTTTGCCCCGACCTCGCGTTTCGGAAGTCCAGAAGACTTCAAGTACTTCATCGACCAGTTCCATCAGGCCGGCATTGGCGTGATCATCGACTGGGTTCCGGCTCACTTCCCGACCGACGGACATTCGATCGGCAACTTCGACGGCACGGCTCTCTACGAACACGCCGATCCCCGTCAGGGCTTCCACCCGGACTGGAACACGTTCATCTTTAACTTCGGCCGCAACGAAGTCCGCGACTTCCTGCTGTCGAGTGCCCGCTTCTGGCTCGACAAGTATCACATCGACGGTATCCGCGTCGATGCGGTCGCTTCGATGCTGTACCTCGATTACTCCCGGAAGGACGGCGAGTGGATTCCGAACCGTCACGGCGGTCGCGAGAATCTGGAAGCAATTCAGTTCCTCAAAGATCTGAACGTCATGCTGCATGGAGAGTTCCCGGGCGTGCTGTCGCTGGCGGAAGAATCGACCGCCTGGGGCGGTGTTTCCCGTCCGGTCTACGAGGGTGGACTCGGCTTCACCATGAAGTGGGACATGGGCTGGATGAATGACACGCTGCATTACATCCGCCACAACCCCGTGCACCGCAAGCATCACCAGAACGAGCTGTCGTTCCGGATGATCTACGCCTTCACCGAGAACTTTGTCCTGCCCCTCTCGCACGACGAAGTCGTGCATGGGAAGAAAGCGCTCATCTCGCAGATGCCGGGCGATTACTGGCAGCAGTTCGCCAACCTGCGGCTGCTCTATGGTTACCAGTACTGCATGCCGGGTAAGAAACTGCTGTTCATGGGCTGCGAAATGGCTCAGTGGCATGAGTGGAATCACGATGCCGAGCTCGACTGGGCTCTCATCGGGAACACACAGCACGATGGCATCCGCAATTTTATTGGCGATCTGAACCGCGTAATGCGGGAGCACCCGGCTCTGCACGAAGTCGACTTCAGTGAAGCGGGCTTCTCCTGGATTCATGCCGACGACGCCGAGAACAGTACCTACGCGTTCTGCCGGATGTCGAAGAACGTGACCGAAACGCTGGTCTGCATCTTCAACTTCACGCCGGTTCCCCGTGAGAAATACCGTGTTGGCGTGCCGTTGCCCGGAACGTATCAGGAAATTCTCAACAGCGACGCCCATCGTTACGGCGGCACGGATGTCGGCAATGCCGGTAAGGTGGTATCAACGAACACGCCGATGCACGGTCGGAAAAACAGTGTCGAAGTCGTGCTCCCGCCGCTCGGCATGCTCGTCCTGCGTCACGACAGCTAG